Proteins co-encoded in one Rattus rattus isolate New Zealand chromosome 5, Rrattus_CSIRO_v1, whole genome shotgun sequence genomic window:
- the Tubb4b gene encoding tubulin beta-4B chain, producing MREIVHLQAGQCGNQIGAKFWEVISDEHGIDPTGTYHGDSDLQLERINVYYNEATGGKYVPRAVLVDLEPGTMDSVRSGPFGQIFRPDNFVFGQSGAGNNWAKGHYTEGAELVDSVLDVVRKEAESCDCLQGFQLTHSLGGGTGSGMGTLLISKIREEYPDRIMNTFSVVPSPKVSDTVVEPYNATLSVHQLVENTDETYCIDNEALYDICFRTLKLTTPTYGDLNHLVSATMSGVTTCLRFPGQLNADLRKLAVNMVPFPRLHFFMPGFAPLTSRGSQQYRALTVPELTQQMFDAKNMMAACDPRHGRYLTVAAVFRGRMSMKEVDEQMLNVQNKNSSYFVEWIPNNVKTAVCDIPPRGLKMSATFIGNSTAIQELFKRISEQFTAMFRRKAFLHWYTGEGMDEMEFTEAESNMNDLVSEYQQYQDATAEEEGEFEEEAEEEVA from the exons TTCTGGGAGGTAATCAGCGACGAGCATGGCATTGATCCCACTGGCACGTACCACGGAGATAGCGACCTCCAGCTGGAGCGCATCAACGTGTACTACAACGAGGCCACCG GTGGCAAGTATGTGCCCCGCGCTGTGCTCGTGGACTTGGAGCCCGGCACCATGGACTCGGTGCGCTCAGGGCCCTTCGGGCAGATCTTCAGACCTGATAACTTCGTTTTTG GTCAGAGTGGGGCTGGGAACAACTGGGCCAAGGGGCACTACACAGAAGGTGCAGAGCTGGTTGACTCGGTGTTGGACGTTGtgaggaaggaagctgagagctgTGACTGCCTGCAAGGCTTCCAGCTGACCCACTCCCTGGGTGGGGGGACTGGGTCTGGGATGGGTACCCTCCTTATCAGCAAGATCCGGGAGGAGTACCCAGACAGAATCATGAACACCTTCAGTGTGGTCCCTTCCCCCAAGGTGTCGGACACAGTGGTTGAGCCCTACAATGCCACCCTTTCAGTCCACCAGCTTGTTGAAAACACAGATGAGACCTATTGTATTGATAATGAAGCACTCTATGACATCTGCTTCAGAACCCTAAAGCTGACCACACCCACTTATGGTGACCTGAACCATCTAGTGTCCGCCACCATGAGTGGGGTAACCACTTGCCTACGATTCCCTGGCCAGCTAAATGCTGACCTGCGGAAACTGGCTGTAAATATGGTGCCCTTCCCTCGCCTGCACTTCTTCATGCCTGGCTTTGCCCCCTTGACCAGCCGGGGAAGCCAGCAGTACCGAGCCCTGACAGTTCCTGAGCTCACCCAGCAGATGTTTGATGCCAAGAACATGATGGCTGCCTGTGATCCCCGCCATGGGCGCTACTTGACAGTGGCTGCCGTGTTCAGGGGCCGCATGTCTATGAAGGAGGTGGACGAACAGATGCTTAATGTCCAAAACAAGAACAGCAGCTACTTTGTTGAGTGGATCCCCAACAACGTGAAAACAGCTGTCTGTGACATTCCACCTCGGGGCCTAAAAATGTCCGCCACCTTCATTGGCAACAGCACGGCTATTCAGGAGCTGTTCAAACGCATCTCAGAGCAGTTCACAGCCATGTTCCGACGCAAGGCCTTCCTACACTGGTACACGGGCGAGGGCATGGATGAGATGGAGTTCACCGAGGCTGAGAGCAACATGAATGACCTGGTGTCCGAGTACCAGCAGTACCAGGATGCtacagctgaggaggagggagagtttgaggaggaggctgaggaggaggtggCTTAG
- the Fam166a gene encoding protein FAM166A, whose protein sequence is MTATQKHNLFTPEPHYIPGYAGFYPQLRYQVGNTYGRTTAQLLTDPSVQKSPCSVLSPMSKPKFIEDFSKSKPPWMPCRDLTEPYIPHYTNLKPYKNFEILGKLPRQEVDTQGMPQGENISRHVPLPAGFMPYPPYPPCPPGRKGEARGLGHPGLLLAYGEEAWKNAAPLQETPGRYQQLYHCRRDEYLPPHPPQETLDVGRYQRLPQLDHPNLIQRKAISGYAGFVPRFAWVMGMNYRDGVIQAMDDFDKNQFVFKHPVCSLGERLPKTHWPTTTIYRSQGLIPFYMGFIPSMQDNYAMTFGNSTRRAYQKELERRSQTL, encoded by the exons ATGACAGCTACTCAGAAACACAACCTCTTCACTCCAGAACCCCACTACATCCCTGG CTATGCCGGTTTCTATCCTCAACTGCGCTACCAGGTGGGAAACACCTATGGCCGCACTACTGCACAGTTGCTCACAGATCCCAGTGTACAGAAGAGCCCCTGCTCTGTTCTGTCACCTATGTCCAAGCCCAAGTTCATTGAGGACTTCAGCAAATCCAAGCCACCATGGATGCCCTGCAGGGACCTGACAGAGCCTTACATCCCCCACTATACCA ATCTGAAACCCTACAAGAATTTCGAGATCCTGGGCAAGCTCCCACGCCAGGAGGTGGACACCCAGGGGATGCCACAGGGAGAGAACATATCCAGACATGTTCCACTACCTGCGGGCTTCATGCCTTATCCCCCCTACCCACCATGCCCTCCAGGCAGAAAGGGGGAAGCTAGAGGCCTGGGCCATCCAGGTCTGCTGCTGGCATATGGGGAAGAGGCTTGGAAGAATGCAGCACCTCTTCAGGAGACCCCAGGGAGGTACCAGCAG ctataccactgcagGAGGGACGAGTAcctgcctccacatcccccaCAGGAGACACTAGATGTGGGCAGATACCAGCGACTGCCCCAGCTAGACCACCCCAACCTAATCCAACGCAAGGCCATCTCAG GTTATGCTGGCTTTGTTCCCCGGTTTGCCTGGGTAATGGGGATGAATTATCGTGATGGAGTCATACAAGCGATGGATGACTTTGACAAGAACCAG TTTGTGTTCAAGCATCCAGTCTGTTCGCTGGGTGAAAGGCTGCCCAAGACCCACTGGCCAACCACCACCATCTACAGAAGCCAAGGCCTCATTCCTTTCTACATGGGCTTCATCCCAT CCATGCAGGACAACTATGCAATGACCTTCGGTAACAGCACCCGGAGAGCCTATCAGAAGGAACTGGAGAGGCGCAGCCAGACACTATGA